In one Pygocentrus nattereri isolate fPygNat1 chromosome 21, fPygNat1.pri, whole genome shotgun sequence genomic region, the following are encoded:
- the olfml3b gene encoding olfactomedin-like protein 3A, whose translation MMRTLQLVVVLLCGLAAAQQQALMDYLERRLLAIEDRISLWHEQTSRYASELREFKQQMVTQLEGLDKNKEALRTELDSVGARVDRVEREMDYLETQSGAQPCVDVDDKLVEQQVTVAKERNKAKYAKLTDCSDMISSVKAMKILKRMGGSKGMWTKDMGSSSGKVYIFNSTGEDTLYEFSSVRDFTSSQGTSAASTIQLPSAWGGMGHAIYNNHLYYVKDGEEIRLVKFDLQKSKVVDSAVFPAKDQLPVYTLNPETYVDLAADEEGLWAIYATKENENHVSLAKVDPKTLAIEQMWDTPCQRENAEAAFVVCGTVYVVYNSKLPSRSRIQCVFDVSDMVTNDDAPTVYFPKRYGTHSSLKYSPLEQLLYAWDDGYQILYKLQMKKKLDV comes from the exons ATGATGAGAACCCTTCAGCTTGTTGTCGTGCTGCTTTGTGGCCTGGCCGCAGCCCAGCAGCAAGCCCTGATGGACTACTTAGAGAGGAGGTTGCTAGCCATCGAG GACCGCATCTCCTTGTGGCATGAGCAGACAAGCCGCTATGCATCGGAGCTGCGCGAGTTCAAGCAGCAGATGGTGACTCAGCTTGAGGGCCTGGATAAGAACAAGGAGGCACTGCGGACCGAGCTGGACTCGGTGGGTGCACGAGTAGATCGAGTGGAGCGGGAGATGGACTACCTAGAGACACAGAGTGGTGCGCAGCCATGCGTGGATGTGGACGATAAGCTGGTGGAGCAGCAGGTGACTGTGGCCAAGGAGAGGAACAAGGCCAAGTACGCCAAGCTCACGG ACTGCAGTGACATGATCTCCAGCGTCAAAGCTATGAAGATCCTCAAACGGATGGGCGGCAGCAAGGGCATGTGGACCAAAGACATGGGGAGCTCCTCAGGGAAAGTTTACATTTTCAACAGCACAGGGGAAGACACGTTGTACGAGTTCAGCTCTGTCCGGGACTTCACCTCTTCCCAAGGTACTTCAGCAGCGTCCACCATCCAGCTGCCTTCAGCCTGGGGTGGTATGGGTCATGCCATATACAACAATCACTTGTATTATGTAAAGGATGGTGAGGAGATAAGGCTGGTCAAGTTTGACCTGCAGAAAAGTAAGGTGGTGGACAGTGCAGTATTTCCAGCTAAAGACCAACTGCCTGTCTATACCCTGAACCCAGAGACCTATGTTGACCTAGCTGCAGATGAAGAAGGTCTGTGGGCCATTTATGCtacaaaagaaaatgagaacCATGTCTCTCTAGCCAAGGTGGACCCCAAAACGTTGGCCATCGAGCAAATGTGGGACACCCCGTGTCAAAGGGAGAATGCAGAGGCTGCTTTTGTGGTCTGTGGCACTGTCTATGTGGTGTACAACTCCAAGCTCCCAAGTCGCTCTCGAATCCAGTGTGTTTTTGATGTAAGTGACATGGTGACCAATGATGATGCTCCTACAGTGTATTTTCCAAAGCGCTATGGAACTCATTCAAGTCTTAAATACAGTCCCCTGGAGCAACTACTCTATGCCTGGGATGATGGATATCAGATTCTTTACAAGCTGCAAATGAAGAAGAAATTGGACGTGTAG